The window GTGGACATCGCCATCCTACTTCGAAAAGGCCGAATATGTGTTTTACAGCGCGCTGTCGCATGCCGCATCCAGCGACGCCGCGCCGGCAAACCAGCGGCGGCAGCATGTTGAGCAAATAGCGGCCCATCACGGGCAGCTCCAGCTCTGGGCGGTGAATTGCGCGGACAATTTCGAGAACCGCGCCGCGCTGGTCGGCGCTGAGATGGCCCGCATCGACGGCCGCGATGTCGATGCGATGCGCCTCTATGAGCAGGCCATCGGCTCGGCCCGTGCCAACGGCTTTGTTCACAACGAAGCGCTCGCCAACGAGCTCGCCGCGAGCTTCTACGCGTCGCGTGGCTTCGAGAAGATTGCCCGTGCGTATTTGCAGGACGCCCGCCATGGCTATCTGCGTTGGGGGGCCGACGGCAAGGTGCGACAACTCGAACAGCTTCATCCGCATCTTCGCGACGTACCAGTGCCTGTATCAGCCACCACTACCATTGGCGCGCCCGTCGAGCGGCTGGACGTCGGGACGGTGCTCAAGGCCGCGCAAGCGGTGTCCAGCGAAATCGTCCTCGGTGAGCTCATCAAGACGCTGCTGCGGATCGCGGTCGAACATGCCGGCGCCGGGCGTGGCCTGCTCATTCTGTTCGACGGCGAGGAGCCACGAATCGCGGCGGAAGCGACGACCGGCCGCGGCCAGGTTCAGGTCATGCTGCGCGAGACGGCCCCGTCAGCGGACGACCTCCCCGAATCCATGCTTCAATACGTGATCCGGACGCGGGAAAGCGTGATCTTAGATGACGCCTTGGCGCAGAATCCGTTCTCGGCGGATGAGCACATTTACCGAAAGCGCGCCCGGTCCATCCTCTGCCTGCCGCTGGTGAAGCAGTCCAAACTGATCGGGGTGCTCTATCTCGAGAACAACCTGGCGTCGCACGTATTCACGCCCACCCGGATTTTGGTGCTGGAACTGCTGGCGTCGCAAGCAGCGATTTCGCTGGAGAACGCCCGTCTTTATGACGATCTCCGCGAACGGGAGGCCCGGATTCGCCGCCTGGTCGATGCCAATATCATTGGGATCATGATATGGACGGTCGATGGCCGCATCCTGGAAGCAAATGAAGCGCTACTCGGGATGTTGAGCTATAGCCGTGAGGACCTCGTCTCGGGTGGGATAGGGTGGGCGGAACTGACACCCGCCGAGTGGGTCCCCGCCGACCAGGATGCGTTGGCCCAGATGAGTACGACCGGAAGCTGCAAGCCGTTTGAGAAGGAATATTTCCGCAAGGACGGTAGCCGCGTTCCCGTGCTGATCGCCGGCGCGCTGTTTGAGTGGAAACAGGACGAAGGGGTCGCCTTTGTCATCGACATGACCGACCGCAAGCAGGCCGAAGAGAAGCTGCGCGCCAGCGAACAGCGCCTGCTCGACGCCCTCATGGAGCTCGCTCACGTCAATCGCGTCACCACGATGGGGCAGCTTACCGCCTCTATCGCCCATGAAGTGAACCAGCCGCTCGCCGCCGTCGTTGCCAACGCGGAGGCTTGTTTGAGCTGGCTCGACCGCGAAACTCCCGATCTGGACGCAGCGCGCCGCTCAGTGAACTGGATTATCGACGACGGCAATCGGGCGAGCGAGGTGATCCGGCGCGTCCGGGCGCTGGCGAGAAAGAGCAACCTTGAGAAGGCGCCGCTCGACATCAATGGCGTCATTAGTGAGACCCTTGGGCTGGTGCAGCGCGAGTTGATCGGTCACCGGGTGTCGCTGCGGACGGAGTTGGCATCCGCGCTACCCGCGGTCCTGGGTGATCGGGTCCAGTTACAGCAGCTGATTACCAACCTGGTGATGAATGGCATCGAAGCAATGCAATCGGTCACCGATCGGCCGCGCGAACTGGTCGTCCGATCCCACCAGGACGAGACACAACAAGTGCTCGTAAGCGTGACGGATTGCGGCGTGGGGATCTCCGCCGGGAACGCGGACCGGCTATTTAACGCCTTCTTTACCACCAAATCGAGTGGCATGGGCATGGGATTAGCGATCTGCCGTTCGATCGTGGAAGCCCATGGTGGGCGACTATCGGCTTCCGGCAATGAAGGGCCGGGTGCAACCTTTCAATTCGTCCTGCCCTTGCATCATCACGAGGATGCGTCGTGACCGAGCGTCCCAAAACATCGCATGGACCTACGGGCGCCAAGGAACCGATCGTGTTCGTTATCGACGATGACGAATCGATGCGCAGGGCGCTCACCAATCTTTTTCAATCGGTGGGATTGCAGGTCGAGGCGTTCGGTTCGGCGCCGGAATTGCTGCAGAGAAAGCTTCCGGATGTTGCCAGTTGCCTGGTGCTCGACATCAGATTGCCGGGAGTGAGCGGGCTGGACTTCCAATCCGAATTAGCCAAGTCGAACATTCACATTCCGATCATCTTCATGACCGGCCATGGCGATATTCCGATGACCGTCAGGGCCATGAAGGGCGGAGCGGTCGATTTCCTGACCAAGCCGTTTCGCGATCAGGATATGCTCGATTCCGTGGTGGCGGCCATTGAACGGGACCGGAAGAGGCGCGAAGCCGATAAAATCGTCGCGAACCTGCAGGCGCTGTTTGAGACCCTGACCCCGCGGGAGCGGGACGTTTTGGCCTTGGTCGCTTCCGGCCTCATGAACAAGCAGGTAGCGGCGCAGCTGGGACTTGCCGAGATTACCGTTAAGATCCATCGGGGCCATATCATGAAGAAAATGGGCGCCAGATCGTTGGCCGATTTGGTCAGAATGGCCGAGACGCTCGGGGTTCATCGCCCCAAGCCCTCGGACCTGCAAACCTAAGTATATTTTACAATCTCGATTCCTAGCGACATCTTATGAACGGGCCGATGCGCTACCGCAAGCGCTCTGTTCCGGCGTTAGGAAGGACCGTCTTGTCAACGTTTTCGGTTATCTCCGTCATTGACGATGATGCATCTGTCCGTGCCGCGACGACCAATCTTCTGAACTCGCACGGCTATGTCGTCCACACATTTGCGTCGGCCGAGGAGTTCTTGCGGTCGACCCATCTGGATGACACGTCCTGTGTCGTTGCGGATGTCCAGATGCCGGGCATGAGCGGCGTGGACCTGCTAACCCACTTACGCAGCCAGGGTTACCTCGCGCCGTTCATTTTCATCACGGCCTTTCCCGAGGAAAGCGTCCGCGACCGGGCGCTGAAGGAGGGAGCGATTTGCTTCCTGGCCAAGCCCTTTGCGGGACCCAGCTTGATCAAGTGCCTCACTGCGGCGTTGAAGGGAGGTCGCGGCTGTACCGGCAGCTAAGATGGGTGCGCACCGGCGTCGCTTCGTGCACGCCTCCTGTAATCGCTTTTAGAGTGCTATCGCCTTCCATGGACGGCTTCTCCCGCTGCTAAACCAAGGTATAGGGCGCCCAAACCAACACGACATTGGAATCAACCTCCGTAGGATCGAGTCACTCGCCTTGATCGGATTAGGTTGGCATCGGGCGCCGGACCCAGCAATGCGCCGGGCCAGTGTTACGCCAGGGGTTGAACCATGTCGACGAAGTCGTTGCCGCTTCGGTCCAAGCCTCGCGGGCATTCCCAAGGGCATGCGGAAAAGGTCGGCGTCTCCGCGATCTCAGGGTGGAATGACCTCACGCAACTACCCGAGTTCACGCGCTCCACGACGCTGCGATGGACGTTGTTGGTGGCGGGCCTGTTTGCGGTTTTCACCGTTGCGTTGCTGGGGTTTGTCTACCTGAAAATGAAACATGACTTGACGATGCGATCCGACCGGATGATCGCCTCGCAGATTGGCGTCCTGGCCGAGCTGTCGTCCGAGCGGAGGCTGGATGCGATCAATGAGGACATCAAGCAGGATCCCGGTCGCGTCCGGCTCGCAGGCTTGTTCGGACCGGATGGCCGCAGAGTAGCGGGCAATCTGGAACGCCTGCCAGCCGATCTCAGGACCGGTGATACCGTACAAAACACCGTCGTCGACCGGTTGGATGAGAGCGGTCCGGAGAAGCAGGCGGCCCGCCTGATCTCACGCAGCCTGGCAAACGGCGACATCCTGGTGATTGGACGAAATGTCGCTGAAGTCAGCGAGATCGCAGAGGTCGTCGGCGGGGTCCTCGCGCTTGGTTTGTTTCCCGCCGTGCTTCTTTGCCTTGCGGTGGGCCTGTCGTTGAGCGCGCGGGCCCGCAAGCGTGTCGGTGAAGTCAACGAGCGGGTACAGCGTATCGTCGCCGGCAATTTGCGCGAGCGATTGCCGCATCGGAATACCGCCGATCCCTTCTCCGAGCTTGCCACGATCGTCAATGGCATGCTCGACGAGATGGAAACGCTGATCCACTCCCTTGCAGGCGTTGGCAACAACATCGCGCACGACCTGCGCACTCCACTAACCCGGGCGCGGCTGACGTTGGAGCGCGGTCGCAGCAACGCTACGACACTAGAGCAGCTACAGGCGGTTGCGGACAAGACAATAGAGGGACTCGATCAATCCTTATCCATCATTACTGCCATTCTGCGGCTGGCGGAAATTGAGAAAAATGAGCGATCGGCCGGCTTTGGCCAAGTCGCGCTCCCCGATCTCATCCGTGAAGTGGCCGACATGTACGAACCGATCGCGGAAGACAAGGGTGTCAGCCTGATGATCGATGCGCCGCACGAGCTAAGCGTGCATGCTGACCGGGATCTACTGATCGAGGCGGTCGCCAACCTCGTCGACAATGCCGTAAAATATACGCCGGCCGGCGGACGGGTGGAAATCGGACTGGTGCGCGGCGACGGCGAAAACATCGTGCGCGTCAAGGACACCGGTGTCGGCATCAGCGAACACGAACGCGACGCCGTATTAAGGCGTTTCTACCGGTCGGATCGAATTAAACACACGACAGGCCTGGGCCTTGGCCTCAACCTGGTAGCCGCAATCGTAAAGTTGCACGGCTTCCGGTTCACGATCGTTCCGGGGTCCGGGTGCGTGGTCGAGATCGGATGTCCGTGCGCACCGATACCAGCGTGAACCGCCGGGGCCACCCAGAAGGTGTTCTGCGCTAGATCGTTCGCGCTACGGCGGGAATCCTTCGTAACAACAGCGTTAGCGCCCAGCTCATCGATAGCGTTCCGGTGAACACGATGGCGAATTTCACGAAGGCCGGGAAGGGTGGATCGTAGACGATGTATTGCAGCCAGATCAGGAAAACGAAATGCACGAGATAGATGCCATAGGCGGAGGGCCGCATCGCGTCGAGCAGCCCGAGCGGGGACCGGGCAAAGCGCAGGAATACCGCAGGGATCGTGAACGTCATCGCTGCTGAGAACATCGCGAAGGCAAGACCATAGGCGGTATGCCACCATAATGGCGGCGAATTGAAATCCTCCAGCCAATTGTGGTGCGCGTAGACCAGAAGCAGGATCACGCCATAAAAGACAAACGCAAAGGCAAGCCACACAACCCAGCGCTTGGCCAGCGCCCCATTCTCGGCGAGCACTCCCGTTTTTAGGTTGACCGCACCGACGCCGACCCCGGTCAAGAAATATCCGGCATAGAGCAGGATACGGCTGGTCTGGATCGGGAGCGGATAGTGGCCGGGCACCAGCCAGGATGTATCGCCAAACATCACGCGCATCGGCAGATAGATAATGACCGTGAGGGTCAGGAATGCGGCGAAAGCGGTCATCGGCCGCTCGTGCAGGGTTGCGATGAGCTGTCCGAATGTCTCGATCAGCCGAGGCGCCGCAGCCCACAACAGAGCGGCGATCGCATCAAGCGCCAGCAATACCCACAAGAACCATGCGGACCCCGAGGGCCAGGGGCCGATGGTCAACGTGTTCCACCAGAAATGCAAAAAATTGGAATCAATCGCGGCTTGGGGATTATGGCGCAGAAAGGTCGGATAATAGGCGATCGGCATCACGACGAAGATCGAGATCAGAAACGGCACACCCAGCCGCCAGGCACGGTTGGCCAGGAAGTTCGCGGGTCGTCTGCGCGCCAGACTGTCATGAACGAACAATCCGGAAATGAAAAACATGCAGGCCATGAAGAAACTGTCGTTGAACAGGACGATCAGGTCGAACCCCAGCCAGCGCATCCGGTCGGCATTGCCGAAATAGGTGTAATTGATGACCGAGTGGTGCAGCACCACCAGCAGCGTGATAAAGCTGCGCGCGCGATCCAGCGGAACGATGCGTTCCACCGTCAGCACCGTCTGTGGGCCGCTGTCGGGTTTTCGCAGCATCAAATGCCCCCGCTCTTCGACCCTACCCCGTTCTGACCGCGACGTCGAACGTATTGCCGTTGACGGTGCGTAGCTGCAATGTGGCGACGTTATGGAGGCTGTCGGTGTTGACGCCGCTTGGGGCGGGCAATGTTATCGTCGCCATCGCCCCCACTTGCGCCCGCAGCCCGAACGGACCCGGTACAAAGCGGTTGTAGGCGAACTCGTTGTTGATCGCGGAAGCCGGCAGGTGACTCAGCGCGCTGCCGTCCCATTGCTCGAGCACGATGCCGTCATGGGATCTGAGCACCGCGGTCATCACGTTGGAAGGGGCTGCCGGCGTGCCGCCATCGAGATAGGCATGAAACCGCACCGCGCCGTTCGGAAGCAGAACGCCATCCGTCAGGCTGAGATGATGCTTGCCGGGGCTAACCGGGCCGCCATGAAACGGCGTGAGGACCGAGCCGCGATAGTAATTATAGGTTGCGACATTGAAGACGACAGTCGCCGCAAACACCACCAGCGCGAGCTTTTGAAAGGTGGCGCTCCGCACCGGAAGCGGCAAGGCGCCGGACATCCAGCGAAACCACCCCCGTCCGGCGAGCACCGGCTTGCGCGCCAGCAGCACATTGTCCAGCGAGAATGCGCCGCTGCCGCCAAGCATCAGGGTGGCACCGATCGCCAGATTGCAGGCTGCCATGGTCCATTCATCGATGCAGGTTGCGCCCTGCCATCCGAACATCAGCATCAGCGCGACCGAGAGGCCGATCGAGACCAGCGCCGCGACTCGCGTGAGAAAACCCGCCATCAAGAACAGTCCGGTAACCAGCTCGGCCGCGCTGAACAGGATCAGCGAGACATAGAGAAGATAAAAATGATGCAGGAGAAAGGCGATGATATGGTCGGTTCCCAGTAACGCCCCCGGCATCGCCGATTGGAATTTGTTCGCCATCCAGCTCGCCGCGTTCGGATCGAGCTTGGCGGGCGCATAGATGAAGCGGCGCGATCCGCCGCCCCAATAGATGAATCCTTGAATGAAGCGGATAGAAAGCAGCGCCAGTGCCGCGATGCGCAGCGTGTCCGCCTTGCTGCGGTGGGCGGCTGGATTGGCGGCTGAGGCCGTGCCGTCGAGCATAAGCGTGGACATGGTGATTTCCCGTCGTGACGGCTTCAGGTTTGCGCTGGTGGGCATTACGTTGCGTAGTGAAAGCCGGCCTGCTGCAATTCGGGTAGCGTGCCGACAGCTCCGGGGATCAGGACCGCGCCATCCACCAGATGGTTGGTCAATTCGGCCGCGAGCGCGCCATGCGAGAGCTTGTCAGGATTGACGCCGGTCTTGATGAGGGCTGCTGCCTGTTCCCAGATTGCATTGTGGCAGGCCATGAAAACCACGCCGCGCCGCATCAGCGCCGGTATCGAATTATCTTCACCGGAGAAGGCTCCCGCCGGATCCTCATAGTCCGCGGGATCGGCGGACGCTGCTTTCTTCTCGATGATCGGCGTATTGGTCTTGAACTCGTCGCCCGCCAGCTCGGTGAGCCGATACTTGTCCCACGTGGCCTGGTCGTAGAGCGCGAGAAGCGCCGTACCGTGGGTCACCGACACTGTGAGGAAATCCGGATGTTTGAACGACCAGATCTGCGTATTGAGCGCGGTGCGCATGAAGTTCAGCCAGGGACTTGCGATCGCGGTATTGTCCCAGACCTGCTTGGGCACGGGTTTGTAGGAGAGCACTTCCGTCAAGGCTTCGTCATCCCATTGCTCCCGGTGGTTCAGGATCATCGGCACGGTCTTGAAATCGCGGCGGCGGGGTGCCTGCGCGAGACGCTTCTTCAGCGCCTCAAGATGCGTAGCACCTGGTGGCGTCAACGCGGGTTCGACAGCGGCCGCCGCGGGCCTGGCTCCCGCCGACGCGAAGCCGATCGCGCTCGTCGCCATGCTCAAGGCGAGCGTTCTCAATACCTCCCTTCTTTCGCTGATGATGCTCATGGGCCTTCATCTCCCGACGATCATCTTCAGAAAGATACGCCGCGGGACCTCTCAAGACCAATAAATCCTTTTTTATAATAATCGAGTTTGGCTGGTCTTGCGCTATTCCAGCTCGCCTTCGAAGCATTGGCTTGATTGTCGTCACGGGCAGCCTGGCTCCGTCCACGGGCCACGAGCAAACGGAGCTAACAAAATGAAACTTGCATCTGCACCAGGTCGTATCGTCAGCCTCGGCCTAGCCTGCGTTCTGGTTTGCTCGGCCGGCGCCGTAGTCGCTACGGCGCAGACGAGCACACCGCCGGAGCTACCGGCGACACTCAACGCCGTGGATTTTAATTTTG is drawn from Bradyrhizobium lablabi and contains these coding sequences:
- a CDS encoding response regulator transcription factor → MTERPKTSHGPTGAKEPIVFVIDDDESMRRALTNLFQSVGLQVEAFGSAPELLQRKLPDVASCLVLDIRLPGVSGLDFQSELAKSNIHIPIIFMTGHGDIPMTVRAMKGGAVDFLTKPFRDQDMLDSVVAAIERDRKRREADKIVANLQALFETLTPRERDVLALVASGLMNKQVAAQLGLAEITVKIHRGHIMKKMGARSLADLVRMAETLGVHRPKPSDLQT
- a CDS encoding response regulator transcription factor, which encodes MSTFSVISVIDDDASVRAATTNLLNSHGYVVHTFASAEEFLRSTHLDDTSCVVADVQMPGMSGVDLLTHLRSQGYLAPFIFITAFPEESVRDRALKEGAICFLAKPFAGPSLIKCLTAALKGGRGCTGS
- a CDS encoding sensor histidine kinase; this translates as MSTKSLPLRSKPRGHSQGHAEKVGVSAISGWNDLTQLPEFTRSTTLRWTLLVAGLFAVFTVALLGFVYLKMKHDLTMRSDRMIASQIGVLAELSSERRLDAINEDIKQDPGRVRLAGLFGPDGRRVAGNLERLPADLRTGDTVQNTVVDRLDESGPEKQAARLISRSLANGDILVIGRNVAEVSEIAEVVGGVLALGLFPAVLLCLAVGLSLSARARKRVGEVNERVQRIVAGNLRERLPHRNTADPFSELATIVNGMLDEMETLIHSLAGVGNNIAHDLRTPLTRARLTLERGRSNATTLEQLQAVADKTIEGLDQSLSIITAILRLAEIEKNERSAGFGQVALPDLIREVADMYEPIAEDKGVSLMIDAPHELSVHADRDLLIEAVANLVDNAVKYTPAGGRVEIGLVRGDGENIVRVKDTGVGISEHERDAVLRRFYRSDRIKHTTGLGLGLNLVAAIVKLHGFRFTIVPGSGCVVEIGCPCAPIPA
- a CDS encoding acyltransferase family protein; its protein translation is MLRKPDSGPQTVLTVERIVPLDRARSFITLLVVLHHSVINYTYFGNADRMRWLGFDLIVLFNDSFFMACMFFISGLFVHDSLARRRPANFLANRAWRLGVPFLISIFVVMPIAYYPTFLRHNPQAAIDSNFLHFWWNTLTIGPWPSGSAWFLWVLLALDAIAALLWAAAPRLIETFGQLIATLHERPMTAFAAFLTLTVIIYLPMRVMFGDTSWLVPGHYPLPIQTSRILLYAGYFLTGVGVGAVNLKTGVLAENGALAKRWVVWLAFAFVFYGVILLLVYAHHNWLEDFNSPPLWWHTAYGLAFAMFSAAMTFTIPAVFLRFARSPLGLLDAMRPSAYGIYLVHFVFLIWLQYIVYDPPFPAFVKFAIVFTGTLSMSWALTLLLRRIPAVARTI
- a CDS encoding TQO small subunit DoxD, which gives rise to MSTLMLDGTASAANPAAHRSKADTLRIAALALLSIRFIQGFIYWGGGSRRFIYAPAKLDPNAASWMANKFQSAMPGALLGTDHIIAFLLHHFYLLYVSLILFSAAELVTGLFLMAGFLTRVAALVSIGLSVALMLMFGWQGATCIDEWTMAACNLAIGATLMLGGSGAFSLDNVLLARKPVLAGRGWFRWMSGALPLPVRSATFQKLALVVFAATVVFNVATYNYYRGSVLTPFHGGPVSPGKHHLSLTDGVLLPNGAVRFHAYLDGGTPAAPSNVMTAVLRSHDGIVLEQWDGSALSHLPASAINNEFAYNRFVPGPFGLRAQVGAMATITLPAPSGVNTDSLHNVATLQLRTVNGNTFDVAVRTG
- a CDS encoding transcriptional initiation protein Tat → MSIISERREVLRTLALSMATSAIGFASAGARPAAAAVEPALTPPGATHLEALKKRLAQAPRRRDFKTVPMILNHREQWDDEALTEVLSYKPVPKQVWDNTAIASPWLNFMRTALNTQIWSFKHPDFLTVSVTHGTALLALYDQATWDKYRLTELAGDEFKTNTPIIEKKAASADPADYEDPAGAFSGEDNSIPALMRRGVVFMACHNAIWEQAAALIKTGVNPDKLSHGALAAELTNHLVDGAVLIPGAVGTLPELQQAGFHYAT